TGTTTTATATATTTTAAATTTTTATCCAGCATTTTTACTATTTCTTTCATTTTATTCTTCCCTTTCGTTTTTGCTTTCATTATAGCATTTTTTACATTTTATTGTCAATTATCTTTGGAAAGAACCTATATTAGTATACACTATACACTCTGCTTGATTTCGCAAAGAGGTTTGTCTTCAATCTGATATATATATAGTAGTTAACTACTATATATATATTTTACTATAATTATTTTAATTGTAAAGGTTGTTTACATATTTTAATGCTTCGCATTAAAATAGAACATATGTAATCGCCATATGTATTTTAACACCATTTCTTTAATATTTCAAGTTCTTTTTGGTTTTGTTTTGAGTTTTTAAAAACTGATTAATATATCAGGTGATTAATTAATTTTGGTTTTTTAGAATAAAGATGTTACAATATTAAAAATAAACCGTATAATGAACCAAGGCCATATGAAATATGCAATATCCAGAATGCGAGCATTGATGGAATGAAGAGGGTTATATCTTTATTTTTTATTGCTATTTTTAGTGAGAAATAGATTGAAAGGAAAAGATATATTGATAATATGGTGAAAAATAAAATTCTTGCTATTGGGGAGAATATTGAAGAGATAGAGCCGATTATTAAAAATAATACAAATAATAATGGTATTATATGTCTTAATGAAAATGCTTTCTTTGAATAATGCGTTGAAAGTATTACCCATAATCCATTTTGAAAATTATTTTTAAATAGGTCTTTGTAATTATCCCGGGCAATATAATATGCTTTTGCCTCTGGAATTAGCTTTATTTTAAATCCTGCCTTTTTTAATCTTAAATTCATTTCTATATCCTGATTTCTTTTTAATTCCGGGATAAATGTTCCGACTTTTTCAAAGACTTCCCTTTTGTATATTCCATATGCTACTGTGTCGACATATGTTTCATTTTCTATATTCGTTCTATATTTTGCGCCTCCAATGCCAAATGGATGGGATAATATTTTTGATATTGCAATGCCCGTTGTTTTTTTTGTTTCCTGGAATGGTTATCATTGATCCACCGGCTATATCGCATTTGTTTTCTTCCAATCTTTTTACACATGCTGATATATAGTTTTCAGAATATGTTGTATGTGCTCCTGCTATCATAATATAATCTCCATTTGCTTCTTTTATTCCAATATTTAATGCTATTGGAGTGATTTTATATTCATTGTCTATTATTTTTATATTGTCATTCTGATATTTTTTTATTATTTCTCTTGTTTTATCTTCACTCATTCCGTCAACTATTATTATTTCTTTTTCTGGATAATCGTTTTTTATTATTGAATCCAGACACTTTTCTATATGCTTTTCTTCGTTGAGTGTTGGAATGATTACAGAAACTTTTTTCAACGGTTTCACCTCCGTATGATAAACTCAATAAATTGTTTTTCCTTTTCTTCTGTCCATATGAATTTATTTTTATGTTTTTTTATGTTTTTCATTATTTCATCATAATTTTCATATGCTTTCAGGATCTTTTCTACTGATTCTTCTGTGTTTTTTGGATTTATTACTACACCAATTCCAAGTTTTTCAACTTCTTTTGCCATGGAAATAAATGTGTTTTTAACTATTACCGGGGTGTCACATGCTATTGAGTCGTAGTATTTGTTTGGCAGGGAAAATAAATCATTTTTATAGTTTCTATTTTTTACTGTGTTAAATGATATTAATGAAAATAATGATTTTGATAATTCTTCCATCATTTCATTATATGGGAGGAAGGTCGTATATTCATGAGGAATATCTTTAAAATATTCACTTTCCATACCTATTATTTTAAAGTTAAAACCTCTGTTTATTAATACTTTTATTATTTCTTTTTCATCATCAAGGTTTCTATTTATTTTTCCAACAAAGGATATTTCTTTTATTTTTTTCTTTGATTCAACCGATATTTCTGCATAATTTTTTAATATTAAATATTCTTTTTTTATTTTTAATTTTTGATATATATCATTTTTCATATCTTCAGAGACAAAAATGAGTTTGTCTGATAACTGTAATTGCTTTTCAAATATTTTCCACAATGCTTTTTCTTTTATTTGTTTTTTTATACCTGTGAGATTGTTTAAGAAGTTTTCAGGGTGGTATTCATGAATGTCGTATATTATTCTTTTCTTTCTTTTTTTTGCTATTTTAAATGGTTCTATCGGCCTGCTTGCCAGGAAGTGATGCATGTATAATATGTCATATTTTTTTTCTTTTATCATTTTTATTATTTGTCGGTCAAAGTTTAACCTCTGTTTTATTTCTTTTATTCTATTTTGAAAATTTATTTTGTATGTTATCGGAATATATTTTATATTTTTTTCTGTGTATTCTTTTTCTATTCCAGGAGTGATATATTGATATATGATTTCGTTTTCTTTTGATAATGATTTTACTGTTCTGAAAACCCTTTTGTCATATTTTGGATGCATATAGCCTATTATTAGTATTTTCATGTTTTTACCTCAACAAAATTTAATAAGAAGTTTTTAAGTCAGATACATGTAGTCTATTAGCAGTATTATCATATTATTTTTCATATAACCTAATTTCCTTTTTTACAATATTTTCCCATGTATAATTTTTTGATCTATCTAATAAAATATCTTTATTGTAACCTTTTTTTAATATTTCTATAACTCTATAAGCAAATTCTTTTTCAAAATTTTGGCCATCATTAATTATATATTTATCAAAATATATTGCTTCTGGAATCCCACCACTATTACTACCTATTACTAATGTTCCACAGGCATTAGCTTCTAAAACTACACATGGCCATCCTTCATTTCTACTTGGTAATATCATTATATCCATTGCATTCATATATTCTGCAACTTCATTTTGAGTTAATCTACCAGTAAAAATTATATCTAAATCTTTAGTCTTGTTTTCTATTTCCTTTTTTAATACACCATCACCAACTATAATAAACTTTATATTTTTCTTTTTCTCATTCATCAAATGAAATATTTCTGGTAGTTTATCAGCTCTTTTAATATAATTTAAATTACCAACGAAACCAACATAATAATAATTTTTTTCATATATTCCCAAATTTTTTCTAATTATACATTTTTCAAAAGATTTAAATATATTATTATCGAATCCGTTCGGAATTATTTCTGAATTATTACCGCTATATCCATATTCTTTTGCTTTTTTTAATAATGCGTTGCTAACAAAAATGCTTTTTTTTGCTTCTTCTAGCACTTCAAGATATATATTTTTCCTTTTTTTCATTACTAAATTAATATCACTTCCATGCAAAGATAAAAAATATGGTATATTATACTTTTTTGATAATATATTAGCCACCAATCCTGCTGGAAGCCTATTATATAATCCATGTGCATGGATTATATCAAATATCTTTATATTAATGACTTCTTCAACAGTTTTAGCAAACTTTTTTGCAAAATATTTCATATCAATTTCGTTCCATAATATTTCAAAAATATTAAATTTTTTTTCAACTTTGCTGTATTTTACACCATTTAGTTCTCTAATTGATTCTTCAGGATATTTTTTTAATATTTTTCTTAATATCTTTAGATTATCTTTATACATAACAGGTATAACTGTATAATCAATATTGAAATTATTATATTGTTCTAATCTTTTATTAATAAATATTCCTCTATTTATATTATTTGGAGAAGGAAACATATTTGATAATATTAATACTTTCATATTTTCACCTATTTAAAATTTCTTCATATATTTTTACTATTTTTCTAGTATATTCAATATACCCATGATTTCTTATTACATATTTCCTGGCATTTTTTCTTATATTTTTAAGTTTATTATAATTTTCATATATATATTCTAATATTTTTATTATATTTTCCTCATTCTTCTGCTTAATTAAAAAACCTGTTTCATTTTCTTTTATTACTTCTTTCATACCTCCAATATTAGAACATACAACAATTTTCTCACAAGACATGCCTTCTAACATACTTAACGATGTTGCTTCCTCAATTCCTTCCTTTGTTGTAATACTTGGTATCAACACAACATCACTAATTTGATAATATTTTACTATTTCTTCATGATTTACCCCTTCTAAAACTATCGCATTATTAGAATTATTTAAAATTTCTAATAATTTATTTTTTAAAGGTCCTCTTCCTGAAAATATATAATAAAAATTTTTATTTTTAATTTTTTTAAATGCTCTTGCAGCATATAGTACACCATTTTTATTTACATATCTTCTAGGTACCAATATTACAAAAGCTTTTTCTGGAATATTATATCGCTTCCTTAATTTTTTTATTTTTTCTTCGCTAATTGGAACAAATTTGTCTGTATCAACAAAATTAAATATAACTTCTATATTATTTTCAGGATAATTAAATTCGTTTATCAAATAATTCTTTATTCTTGTATCTACTGCAATAATCTTTTTTGCTTTTTTTATAGCTTTTCTTTCTATATTCAATGAATAATCATATATTTTCTTTGCATCTTTTTCTGTATAATCATTATAATTCAAGCTTTCTTTAGCAAAATATCCGTGTAAAGTTAATACAATATTATTATGATGTATTCCTATTAGAGATAATACATCATGAGCATGAATTATATTATATTTATTAAAATTATTCTTTTTAAAATATTCAATATTCAAATTTAATTTTAGTTTTCTCTTTAAAACTTTAATATTATTATTTATAATTAATTGAGGATTTTTTATAATCACTTTCAAAATATCTAAATATTTATATTTAGCAGGTGGATAAAATGTTTTAACTGTATGCCCAAATTTTATTAATTCTTCTTCTAATTAATTCTGATGGATATGTTTACCTCCACTTAAAAATATTTTCGAATTATCCGTTGAAACTATTGCTATTTTCATCACATCACCACAAATCTCTTTTCAATTGTTCTAAAATCTGAAAAGCTTCTTTTAATTCTTCAAAATCTACTTTTGTTAATATGTCTAAAGCTTTTTTTAATTCTGTTGTTGATAATTTTGATATATGCTGTAATATATTTTTTATTTCCGTTGAAGATATACCTTCAGTCCTTGGTAAATATACAACTTCACAATATTCCTTTAAAAAATCAAAATTCCCTTTCCAATCTTCCCCCATAACAAATATATCCACATTATACTTTTTTATATCTTCTATCTTTTGTTCCCAATTATTTTCCGGTATCACCATATCTACACATTTTATGTTTTTAACTATCTCTGCTCTTTGTTCATATGGAATTATTGACTTTTTTCCTTTTAATTGATTAAACTCATCTGTTGAAACGGCTACAATTAATTTGTCTCCTAATTCTTTTGCTCTTTGTAATAATCTTAAATGACCTATATGAAATAAATCAAATGTTCCGTATGTAATAACTGTTCTCATCTTTTCACCCCAATTTTATTAAAAAACTTGTCTATGATTTCTCTATCTTGAGTAATTGGTGAAAAATAAAATGCAAAAAATACCATAATAATTACAAAAAATAAGTTGATTAAAAACCAAAGATAATGATTAGATATATTTTTTGTAATAATAAAAATAATAATAGATAAAAATACAAATAACAATATATATAATAATGTTTTAAATTTATATGGATATATTTTATGTATCATTCTTACTTGTATAAACTTTAATATATTTACAACAACAATAGAAGCTGCAATAGAAAAAGCTACTCCCCACGAATATTTTGAGCCTAAAATAATTCCAAATAATAAACCTGTTGCTATCATTGCAAAACCATTTATTATTTCAAGCCATTCATATCCAGACATATTTAACAATGTTCCATTAGGACCAACAAAAGAATTAATAAATTGAGATAATATAATCATCGAAACAATTAATGTTCCTTTTGAATAATCTTCTCCTAAAAATCCTAATATTCTATTAATATGAATAATTATAAAACTAATTATTGGAAGCATAATATATGTATTCCAGCGAGAAACATCCTTAAATATTATATCTATTTTCTCCATATCTTTTTCTTTCCATGCATGTGCAAATTCTGGCATTGTAACATTTGCCAAAGCTGTTCCTAACATTGCTCCTATAGTTCCTAACGTCATACCAATTGAAAGATATCCAACTGCTTCATTTGTAGAAAACATTTTTTGCATAATTTTAGATAAATTTCCATATAAAGAATATGTAATAGTAATCATATAAAACTTCCATGAATTTTTTATAATCCATTTAAAAGATAATATTTTTTTGTTTGTATATCTTTTTAAGACAATAAATGGTGGTATTAATAATGAAAAGAAATAAGCTAATACATAGGAAAAGTAATTAGAAAATATTAAAAAAAATATAAAAAATGATCCTACTCTAGATAATCTAATCAATGTATCCCTTATGAAACTTGCAGTATCTTGCTTTTTAATTCCTATAAAATACGAATAAGTTAAGTTTTCTATCTGAGATAACATTACCAATAATAAAATAATAACTACATTAAATTTATTATATACTAATGTTTTATTAAATGTAAAATAAATTATTGGAAAGATTATAATATCTAAAATTATATATATTCTGACGAATTCGGAATATATTTCATCTGCATTCTTTATATTTTTTCCACTTTCTCTAATTAATAATGTGGGCAAACCTAAACTTAAAAATGAATAATACGTGCCAATAAATCCTAAAATAACATTAGCCTTACCATATTCAGATGCACCTAATAATTTTGCTATTATTAATTGAAATATAAATCCTATTCCACTACCCAAAAAAGTCCAAGAAAAAGCTTTAATTCCTTTTTTAAATAAATTCATATATTTCCTCCGAAATTATTTACCAAATATTTTTTTATATATTCTTTCACATGAATTATTATCTTTAAAAACAAAAAACATATCTTTTAATATGTTTCTACGCTCAAGATATTCATCTTGTTTTAGATTATATAAAATTGATTTTTGTAATTCCTGTTGTGTTTTAACTTTATCTCCCGGTGTCCAAAAATCATATGGATGTAATAATAATCCTCTTACTTTTATATATTCTTCAATATCATTATTAATAAATATCATAGGTTTATTTAATAATAAATAATCAAAATATATGCTTGAATAATCTGTTATTAACATATCTGAATCAGATAATATTTCATATAAGTCTATATCTTTTGAAGATAATGCGTTTTGCGATAAAAACACGAAATTATTTAAATTCATATTTTCATATATTTTCTTATAATATTTTTCTTCAATAGGATGTAATTTTGCTATAAACAATAAATTATTTTTTTCTAAAAAAACTTGAAATTCATTAATATCAAACTCTTTCATTCCAAAGATATTTTTATTTCTTTCAACACCCTCTTTTACATCTCTACTTATATAACCTTTTCTAAAAGTTGGAATAAAAAGGATTACCTTTTTATCTTTTTTTTCAATGATTTCATTTAATCTACCTTTTGAAAAATAATCTGTTCTTGGAAATCCCGTAATAATATATTTTCCATTATAATTTCCTGTTGTTGAGTTTAATAGTGTATTATATAAGGGTGATGAAGATATTATATAATCATATTTTTTCCAAACTCTTAAAATATAATTCTTTCTTTTTTCTGTATTATCTAAAAGCCCCATTGCTTTTAAAGGGATACCATGCCAAAATTGAATAAAAATTTGATCTTTTCTTTTTAAAAAAACATTTATATCATGCGATGTGCAAACATATTTAGAAGACTTAATTAAACTTAAATACTCAAAAATATTCTTTGCCTTATTTAATAATTTAACATTCAAATTTGTTTTTTCTTTTAGATATCTATAATATGCATAAGAATTTGATCCACTATATGGAGCTTCATCTATAATTAAAACATCATATTCATATTTTTTTATTGAAAATAATAATTCTAATATAAACTTAATTATTTTTTTTACCATTTAATTCCCCTCTTAATAAATCTCTAATAAAATTATATGCTTTATTTCCTATTATCTTTCTAATTTTTCTTCTAATTTGATTAGGTAATGGCTGCCAAGTTCCAGAAAAATGATGTATTGTATGAGTATTTTCAGAAACAATAATCTCACCGGTATGATCGTTTTTTGCGCAAAAATAATCGAAAGGATATATTGCTACTCCATCACCAAATTCTTGATATTTTCCCCCACCTATATAACCCATAGACTTTGATATTTCAGTTATGATTATAACATTAGTTGTTAAATCAAAAGATACATCTTTTAATATAAAATGCTTATCATTATAATAATCAAGAAGTTTTTTTATCCAATTATTGCCTGCTTTAGCACCTATTATTCCTGTAGGAATTAAATCATCAGTTTCAAATCCGGAAAATGCACTATGATGTAAAAATTTATCAAGATTTTTTATAACTTCTACATCAGTATCCATATAAATTCCGCCATATTCATATAAAACTTTTAATCTTACATAATCAGTAACAAATGCATATTTTTTTGATTCATAAGCTTCTTTAGCATATTGATTTTCATTTATATCAAAATTATCCTCATTCCATTCTATTATTTCATAATCTGGTAAATACTTTTTCCAACTAGATATACACTTATGTACTATATCAGGTTTTTTCCCTCTACCAAACCAACAATAATGTACTTTTTTAGGAATATTATTCAATTTATACACTCCTTACATATATTACTTTAGCTTTATTATCGAAATATTCTATTTTTGATTTTCTAGAAATTAAAAATATTGTTTCTTCTATTTTTGAATTTAAAATATTAAAGTCATTAATATCTTTAGAATTTAAAATAATTATATTTTTTGCGCTATTAATTTTAGATTCAATCTCTTTTATTTTCTCAATATCCAAATGATTAATTTTTATTATATTATAATCTAATTTACTAAATTCATTATATAATATATTCAATATATCTTCATTATCAATAGTATTGACCAATAATATATTCTCCTTGTTTAACATATATATATATTTTGATACATTTGAAAAATCTTCTGTTTTATTAATTACTAAATTTACCTTTTTATAATTATACTCAAAATCTTTTAAAGAATATACTCTATTATCCGATAATTCTATCTTTAATGCTATTATTGAAGCTAAAAATATTGATATGAAAAAACCTCCTAAGAAAAATATCTTAAACGATGGAAAATCTGGTCTTGTTGGAACAAAAGAATTATTTAATATTCTAGGTTTTTGGGATTCAATTAAATTTTTTAATCTTGTTTGTTCCAATGTTGATTTAACTATATTGTATTTTTCCTCAAGAATCTTTTGTTCTTTTTTTAAAGACAAATATTTATATAATATTGGTGACTGATTTGTAATTTCTTCGCTTAGCTTCTTTTCTAAATTTTGAAGCATATTATATTGAGTATCTAAAATTTCATATGAATATTTTAAAGTTTTATATCTATTTAATAAATCCATAGATATTGCACTTAAATACATATCCTTATTATTTATAAGGACATCTAATTTTTTTGATAATTCAGATTTCAACACATTAATTTTTGTTTCTAATTCAAATAATTTTGGTGAATTTGGAGAAATGATCTTTAATGATTCATATTCCAATTGAAGGTTTTCTAATTGAGTTTTTATATTCTTTATTTCAGAATTTTTCTCAGTTAAATATATTTCTTTCATTTCTTGGTCAATATCTAAATAAACATTTTCAAAATTTTTTATTTCAACTTCTAGAGAATTTTTATCCTCGTTATATTGATATATTTTTTTTACTACATCATAATATTTTTCCATTAAAGGATTTGTATCTGATATTTTATACTTTAGTTCATATTCAATTACTTCTTTGTTTATATCCTCTAAATCCTTATTAATTTGATCCAATAATGGAACTAACATAGATATTTTTTCATTATTTTTTTCTCTTTGTGTATTTATATAATACTCTATATAATATTGGTACCATTTATCTAAAATAGCTTTAACATATTCTGGATCTCTTTTTGAATATGAAATAGTTACAATATTTGTTCCACTTTTTGCTTCAATTATCAATTCTTCTTTCAATATATCTATTAAATCTCTTTCATAATAAATTTTTCCTCTAAGTCTATCAATAATATGTCTAGATTTGTTTTTTCTTTCTATCATATTAAAGTCATATACTAATTTTTTCAGTATTTCATCGTTTTTCATCTTTTCTATTTCTGTTTTTATTTCTGTATTATTTCCAGAATTAGATAATATTAATGACAAACCATCCCCTGAAGAACTTGAAGAGGATAATTCTAATTCAATATATGATGTATATGTTCTTGGAATAATGCTATATATATACATTATAGAAGAAAATATTAAAATAGATAATATTAAAATAACATACCATCGTCTTTTTATAGTATTAAAAATATCTCTAACAGTTATATCCTCTCTCATTTCAATCCTCCAAATAAATTTTATTATAATACATATATATAATTACTTCTACTAATATTGTAAAAGGCATAACTTGAGCTGGTGTATATACTCTATGCTCAGTCAATCCTGCTATTAATATTGCAAATATTGAATAATATACATAATTCGAAAAGAATTTATCTGGTATTTTTTTTGAAATGAAAAACATTTCTTTAATTAGAAAAATAAAAAATATAAATCCTATTATTCCAGTTTCTGCTAAAACATGCAAATATGAATTATGTGCATGTGCATCAGAAAAAATGACTCTAGATGTATTAAAATATAATAATCCTCTTATACCTTCAAACATATATGGAAAATCATTATATCTAGTAAAACCAATTCCTAATATAGGACTTTTTAAAAAATCATTTATTGCTCTTGGCCATAATATAAATAATCTATCAGAAATATTTGCAGTTCTGTTTGGATCATTTAAATCCATTATTTCTGTATTTTGAGTAGAAAGATTATATATACCATGTTCTGTAGATAAATAATATGCTGTTAATATAATTGTTATTGCACCTATAATAGTTATTATATAATATATTTTTTTCAACTTCCCACTTTTAAAAGAATAATTAATTACTATCAACCCTATTACCCAAATAAAAGCTAATTGAGATCCTCTTGATTTAGAAAAATACAAAGCTGCTAAATTTGATAAAAAATAAAACAAATTAAACAATGATTTATTATGTATTAAGTATATAAGTCCAAAAACACTTAACATTAAATAATAACCACCAGCAGCATTATGCGCTTTAAACAAATAATGATATATATCACCATCTGAAATACCAATTGGTTTCTTTGCTAAAAACGAAAATGTTAATCCTAAGGTTATTAAACTTATAATCTTATAAACTTTAATTATCAAATTATAATAATTAATCTTTGATTTAAAATTAGTAGTTAATATTGGTATAAACAATGGCATATATGTAATATAAAAATTGCCATCATGTCTAAAATTTTCATATGAAAAGAATTTTGAAAAAGGTATTCCTGTAATAATAGCACTAATTAAATAAAAATATCCAATAATATATAATAGTTTATTTGTTCTTGATATATATATTTTATCTGGAAAAAATATATATAATATCAAAAATAATATACCAAAAACTATAAAAATAGGGTATGCTGGGATTAAATTGAAAAATGAGAACAAAAAAGCTGTTATATAGAATATAACTACCAAATCCTTTAAGTTCATCATTTTTCAAATAACTCCTCTATACCCTTTATATATTTTTCATATGAAAATTTATTATGGAAATAATCAGAATCAATTTCTTTTGAATATTTTTCTGGAGATTTATATATATTCATTATAATATCTTTAATCTCATGTATATCATCTACCAAATATCCATTTTTTTCATTTATTATTTCAGGTATTCCGCCTATATTCCTTGCTATAATTATCTTCTTATGATACAACGCTTCAATTAATACAGTAGGAAGAGAATCATCTATATATGGATAATGAATAAATACATTTGTTAATTCTAAATGACCACTTACATCATCTGTATGTCCAATTAATAATACATTATTTGATAAATTATTTAATTCAATATATTTTTTTATTTTTTCTAAATAATCTTTATTTTTTTCATTTGCATCTCCGATAATCATTAATTTAATATTATTATTTAGTATATCTTTTAAACTTTTTATTATTTCCAATTGTCCTTTTGAAGGCTGTATCCAACCTATTACCGAAATAATAAAATCATTTTCAGATAAATTATATAATCTTCTATAATATTCTTCATTATACTTAGGAACCATATCCGGTATTCCATTGTATAATACTGATAATTTGTTTTCATTTACCCCTATTCGAATTAAACTGTTTTTTACAGTTTCTGATACACAAGAAATATGATAAAAATAATTATTAAATACTCTTTTAATAGCAGATTTTAATGGTGAAATAAAATCACCATTAACTACATCATGAATTCTTGCTATAGCTTTTACATTAGTTTTTTTCGCAACTTGACCTCCATAAATATGAGCCTTCATTGAATTTGTAAAAATTATATCTATATTATTTTCTTTTACAAAATCAGAAATACTATTAATCATACTTTTATATTCAAATATATTTATTATATTTTTAAATGAAATTTTTGATCTGCTAATTTTTAAAAAATCCTTGCTTAATGGAAATACTTTATAATCAACATTTATTTCCTTTAATTTTTCTGTAAATTCACTCTCTGTTGTCACACCAACAATAATATTGTATTTACTTTTATCATGTCTTTTTAAATAGTCCACTAATACCTTTTCAGCACCACCAAACCAATATGCATGATCTAATATCAATATGTTTTTCATATAGACACCAACTCTTTTTTAATTTTCTCTTGAAATACTGTTATATCAAATTCTTTCGCTCTTTTTATTATCATATCTCTTTTATTATATTTCCAATTTTCCTCAATAATTTTATATATTGCTTCTGAAATTTCTTTTTCGTCTTTAGGTTTAACATGTAATCCGGTAACACCTTTTATGTTATGATATGTTGTTCC
The nucleotide sequence above comes from Marinitoga litoralis. Encoded proteins:
- a CDS encoding glycosyltransferase, giving the protein MKILIIGYMHPKYDKRVFRTVKSLSKENEIIYQYITPGIEKEYTEKNIKYIPITYKINFQNRIKEIKQRLNFDRQIIKMIKEKKYDILYMHHFLASRPIEPFKIAKKRKKRIIYDIHEYHPENFLNNLTGIKKQIKEKALWKIFEKQLQLSDKLIFVSEDMKNDIYQKLKIKKEYLILKNYAEISVESKKKIKEISFVGKINRNLDDEKEIIKVLINRGFNFKIIGMESEYFKDIPHEYTTFLPYNEMMEELSKSLFSLISFNTVKNRNYKNDLFSLPNKYYDSIACDTPVIVKNTFISMAKEVEKLGIGVVINPKNTEESVEKILKAYENYDEIMKNIKKHKNKFIWTEEKEKQFIEFIIRR
- a CDS encoding glycosyltransferase family 4 protein, whose protein sequence is MKFGHTVKTFYPPAKYKYLDILKVIIKNPQLIINNNIKVLKRKLKLNLNIEYFKKNNFNKYNIIHAHDVLSLIGIHHNNIVLTLHGYFAKESLNYNDYTEKDAKKIYDYSLNIERKAIKKAKKIIAVDTRIKNYLINEFNYPENNIEVIFNFVDTDKFVPISEEKIKKLRKRYNIPEKAFVILVPRRYVNKNGVLYAARAFKKIKNKNFYYIFSGRGPLKNKLLEILNNSNNAIVLEGVNHEEIVKYYQISDVVLIPSITTKEGIEEATSLSMLEGMSCEKIVVCSNIGGMKEVIKENETGFLIKQKNEENIIKILEYIYENYNKLKNIRKNARKYVIRNHGYIEYTRKIVKIYEEILNR
- a CDS encoding glycosyltransferase, with protein sequence MKVLILSNMFPSPNNINRGIFINKRLEQYNNFNIDYTVIPVMYKDNLKILRKILKKYPEESIRELNGVKYSKVEKKFNIFEILWNEIDMKYFAKKFAKTVEEVINIKIFDIIHAHGLYNRLPAGLVANILSKKYNIPYFLSLHGSDINLVMKKRKNIYLEVLEEAKKSIFVSNALLKKAKEYGYSGNNSEIIPNGFDNNIFKSFEKCIIRKNLGIYEKNYYYVGFVGNLNYIKRADKLPEIFHLMNEKKKNIKFIIVGDGVLKKEIENKTKDLDIIFTGRLTQNEVAEYMNAMDIMILPSRNEGWPCVVLEANACGTLVIGSNSGGIPEAIYFDKYIINDGQNFEKEFAYRVIEILKKGYNKDILLDRSKNYTWENIVKKEIRLYEK
- the tagD gene encoding glycerol-3-phosphate cytidylyltransferase, whose translation is MRTVITYGTFDLFHIGHLRLLQRAKELGDKLIVAVSTDEFNQLKGKKSIIPYEQRAEIVKNIKCVDMVIPENNWEQKIEDIKKYNVDIFVMGEDWKGNFDFLKEYCEVVYLPRTEGISSTEIKNILQHISKLSTTELKKALDILTKVDFEELKEAFQILEQLKRDLW
- a CDS encoding lipopolysaccharide biosynthesis protein; translated protein: MNLFKKGIKAFSWTFLGSGIGFIFQLIIAKLLGASEYGKANVILGFIGTYYSFLSLGLPTLLIRESGKNIKNADEIYSEFVRIYIILDIIIFPIIYFTFNKTLVYNKFNVVIILLLVMLSQIENLTYSYFIGIKKQDTASFIRDTLIRLSRVGSFFIFFLIFSNYFSYVLAYFFSLLIPPFIVLKRYTNKKILSFKWIIKNSWKFYMITITYSLYGNLSKIMQKMFSTNEAVGYLSIGMTLGTIGAMLGTALANVTMPEFAHAWKEKDMEKIDIIFKDVSRWNTYIMLPIISFIIIHINRILGFLGEDYSKGTLIVSMIILSQFINSFVGPNGTLLNMSGYEWLEIINGFAMIATGLLFGIILGSKYSWGVAFSIAASIVVVNILKFIQVRMIHKIYPYKFKTLLYILLFVFLSIIIFIITKNISNHYLWFLINLFFVIIMVFFAFYFSPITQDREIIDKFFNKIGVKR
- a CDS encoding CDP-glycerol glycerophosphotransferase family protein — protein: MVKKIIKFILELLFSIKKYEYDVLIIDEAPYSGSNSYAYYRYLKEKTNLNVKLLNKAKNIFEYLSLIKSSKYVCTSHDINVFLKRKDQIFIQFWHGIPLKAMGLLDNTEKRKNYILRVWKKYDYIISSSPLYNTLLNSTTGNYNGKYIITGFPRTDYFSKGRLNEIIEKKDKKVILFIPTFRKGYISRDVKEGVERNKNIFGMKEFDINEFQVFLEKNNLLFIAKLHPIEEKYYKKIYENMNLNNFVFLSQNALSSKDIDLYEILSDSDMLITDYSSIYFDYLLLNKPMIFINNDIEEYIKVRGLLLHPYDFWTPGDKVKTQQELQKSILYNLKQDEYLERRNILKDMFFVFKDNNSCERIYKKIFGK
- a CDS encoding glycosyltransferase family 32 protein, whose amino-acid sequence is MYKLNNIPKKVHYCWFGRGKKPDIVHKCISSWKKYLPDYEIIEWNEDNFDINENQYAKEAYESKKYAFVTDYVRLKVLYEYGGIYMDTDVEVIKNLDKFLHHSAFSGFETDDLIPTGIIGAKAGNNWIKKLLDYYNDKHFILKDVSFDLTTNVIIITEISKSMGYIGGGKYQEFGDGVAIYPFDYFCAKNDHTGEIIVSENTHTIHHFSGTWQPLPNQIRRKIRKIIGNKAYNFIRDLLRGELNGKKNN
- a CDS encoding glycosyltransferase; the protein is MKKVSVIIPTLNEEKHIEKCLDSIIKNDYPEKEIIIVDGMSEDKTREIIKKYQNDNIKIIDNEYKITPIALNIGIKEANGDYIMIAGAHTTYSENYISACVKRLEENKCDIAGGSMITIPGNKKNNGHCNIKNIIPSIWHWRRKI